From Salvelinus namaycush isolate Seneca chromosome 2, SaNama_1.0, whole genome shotgun sequence, one genomic window encodes:
- the LOC120028064 gene encoding Kv channel-interacting protein 2-like codes for MGHRRRRCKRRLLRVARYLYRWFTGTLVEDSVVEDGELSTVCYRPEGLDQLLQQTKFTRRELQILYRGFKNECPSGVVDEETFKLIYSQFFPQGDSSTYAHFLFEAFDTHKNGSVSFEDFITGLSIILRGSVTEKLNWAFNLYDLNKDGFITKEEMTDIMSSIYDMMGTCTYPCMQDDAPKEHVDNFFQKMDKNKDGVVTIEEFLESCQKDENIMQSMHLFDNVI; via the exons ATGGGCCATCGCAGAAGAAGGTGCAAGAGACGACTACTCAGGGTGGCCAGATACCTGTACCGCTGGTTCACTGGGACCCTGGTAGAAG ACAGTGTAGTGGAGGATGGGGAGTTATCTACAGTGTGTTATAGACCAGAGGGGTTGGACCAGCTACTACAACAGACTAAGTTCACCAGGAGAGAACTACAGATCCTCTACAGGGGCTTCAAGAAT GAATGCCCTAGTGGTGTGGTGGATGAAGAGACATTCAAGTTAATCTACTCCCAGTTCTTTCCTCAGGGAG ACTCCAGCACCTACGCTCATTTTCTGTTCGAAGCATTTGACACCCACAAGAATGGTTCTGTGAGCTTCGAAGACTTCATCACAGGCCTGTCAATCATCCTGAGAGGCTCTGTCACAGAGAAACTCAACTGGGCTTTTAACCTCTACGACCTCAACAAAGATGGCTTCATCACCAAAGAG gAGATGACTGATATAATGAGCTCTATCTATGATATGATGGGGACGTGTACGTACCCCTGTATGCAGGACGACGCCCCCAAGGAGCACGTCGACAACTTCTTCCAG AAAATGGACAAGAACAAAGATGGCGTGGTCACCATTGAGGAATTTCTGGAGTCTTGtcaaaag GATGAGAACATCATGCAGTCCATGCATCTGTTTGACAACGTCATTTAG